In one Elephas maximus indicus isolate mEleMax1 chromosome 9, mEleMax1 primary haplotype, whole genome shotgun sequence genomic region, the following are encoded:
- the LOC126082479 gene encoding olfactory receptor 1L4-like has protein sequence MEIKNYSSSTSGFILLGLSSNPQLQKPLFAIFLTMYLVTMMGNVLIILAIRSDSRLHTPMYFFLSNLSFMDICFTMVIVPKMLVNLQSETKTISYVGCLVQMYFFMAFGNTDSYLLASMAIDRLVAICNPFHYDVVMNPRRCLLMLLGSCTISYLHALLRVLLISRLSFCASHVIKHFFCDTQPVLKLSCSDTSSSQIVVMTETLAVIVTPFLCVLFSYIRIIITVFRIPSAAGRWKAFSTCGSHLTVVALFYGSIIYVYFRPLSMYSVVKDRVATVTYTVVTPMLNPFIYSLRNKDMKRGLGKLRDRIHSQNNKMWNVKSGR, from the coding sequence ATGGAGATAAAGAACTACAGTAGCAGTACTTCAGGCTTCATTCTTCTGGGCCTCTCCTCCAACCCTCAGCTGCAGAAGCCTCTCTTTGCCATCTTCCTCACGATGTACCTGGTCACCATGATGGGGAACGTGCTCATCATCCTAGCCATACGTTCTGACTCCAGGCTCCACACAcctatgtactttttcctcagcaaCTTGTCCTTCATGGATATCTGCTTCACAATGGTCATTGTGCCCAAGATGCTGGTGAACTTACAATCAGAGACAAAGACTATCTCCTACGTGGGCTGCCTAGTCCAGATGTACTTCTTCATGGCCTTTGGGAATACTGACAGCTATCTGCTGGCATCAATGGCCATAGACCGGCTGGTGGCCATCTGCAACCCCTTCCATTATGATGTGGTCATGAACCCACGGCGTTGTCTTCTCATGTTACTGGGTTCTTGCACCATATCCTACCTGCACGCCTTGCTCCGGGTGCTGCTCATATCTCGCCTGTCTTTCTGTGCCTCTCATGTCATTAAGCACTTTTTTTGTGACACTCAGCCTGTGCTAAAGCTGTCTTGCTCTGACACCTCCTCCAGCCAGATTGTGGTCATGACTGAGACTCTGGCTGTCATCGTGACCCCTTTCTTGTGCGTCCTCTTCTCCTACATACGGATTATCATCACTGTGTTCAGAATACCCTCCGCAGCCGGGAGGTGGAAGGCCTTCTCTACCTGTGGCTCCCACCTCACCGTAGTAGCCCTGTTCTATGGGAGTATCATCTATGTTTATTTTAGGCCCCTGTCCATGTACTCAGTAGTGAAGGACCGAGTAGCCACAGTTACATACACTGTGGTGACACCCATGTTGAACCCTTTCATCTATAGCCTGAGGAACAAGGATATGAAGAGAGGTTTGGGAAAGTTAAGGGACAGAATTCACTCACAGAacaacaaaatgtggaatgtcAAATCTGGGAGATGA